In Polyodon spathula isolate WHYD16114869_AA chromosome 11, ASM1765450v1, whole genome shotgun sequence, one genomic interval encodes:
- the LOC121323277 gene encoding tubulin alpha chain-like, whose translation MRECISMHVGQAGVQMGNACWELYCLEHGIQPDGQMPSDKTIGGGDDSFNTFFSETGAGKHVPRAVFVDLEPTVIDEIRTGIYRQLFHPEQLITGKEDAANNYARGHYTIGKEIIDLVLDRTRKLADQCTGLQGFLIFHSFGGGTGSGFTSLLMERLSVDYGKKSKLEFAIYPAPQISTAVVEPYNSILTTHTTLEHSDCAFMVDNEAIYDICRRNLDIERPSYTNLNRLIGQIVSSITASLRFDGALNVDLTEFQTNLVPYPRIHFPLTNYAPVISAEKAYHEQLSVADITNACFEPANQMVKCDPRHGKYMACCLLYRGDVVPKDVNSAIATIKTKRSIQFVDWCPTGFKVGINYQPPTVVPGGDLAKVQRAVCMLSNTTAIAEAWARLDHKFDLMYAKRAFVHWYVGEGMEEGEFSEAREDMAALEKDYEEVGTDSVGDEDEEGEEY comes from the exons ATG CGTGAGTGTATCTCTATGCACGTTGGCCAAGCCGGAGTCCAGATGGGCAATGCCTGCTGGGAGCTCTACTGCCTGGAGCACGGGATCCAGCCTGATGGGCAGATGCCCAGCGACAAGACCATCGGAGGAGGAGACGATTCCTTCAATACCTTCTTCAGCGAGACTGGAGCTGGGAAACACGTCCCCAGAGCAGTCTTTGTGGATCTTGAGCCCACTGTGATCG ATGAGATTCGCACAGGAATCTACCGTCAGCTGTTCCACCCTGAGCAGCTCATCACTGGCAAGGAGGACGCTGCTAACAACTACGCCCGCGGGCACTACACCATCGGCAAAGAGATCATCGACCTAGTGCTTGACAGGACCCGCAAACTG GCTGACCAGTGCACAGGGCTCCAAGGCTTcctcatcttccacagcttcgGTGGTGGTACCGGTTCTGGTTTCACCTCCCTGCTGATGGAACGCCTCTCTGTTGACTACGGCAAGAAGTCCAAACTGGAGTTTGCTATCTATCCAGCTCCCCAGATCTCCACAGCTGTTGTTGAGCCCTACAACTCCATCCTGACCACCCACACCACGCTGGAGCACTCTGACTGTGCCTTCATGGTAGACAATGAGGCCATCTATGATATCTGCCGCAGGAACCTGGACATTGAGCGCCCATCCTACACCAACCTGAACCGTCTCATTGGTCAAATTGTCTCCTCCATCACTGCCTCCCTGCGTTTCGATGGTGCCCTGAATGTTGACCTGACAGAGTTCCAGACCAACCTGGTGCCCTACCCCCGTATCCACTTCCCACTGACCAACTACGCCCCGGTTATTTCAGCTGAGAAGGCCTACCATGAGCAGCTGTCGGTTGCTGACATCACCAATGCCTGCTTTGAGCCGGCCAACCAGATGGTGAAATGTGACCCCCGTCACGGCAAGTACATGGCCTGCTGCCTGCTGTACCGTGGAGACGTGGTGCCCAAAGATGTCAACTCTGCTATAGCTACCATCAAGACCAAGAGAAGCATCCAGTTTGTGGACTGGTGCCCCACTGGCTTCAAGGTGGGCATCAACTACCAGCCTCCCACCGTGGTGCCTGGGGGTGACCTGGCCAAGGTTCAGAGGGCTGTGTGCATGTTGAGCAACACCACCGCCATCGCTGAGGCCTGGGCCCGCCTAGACCACAAGTTCGACCTGATGTATGCCAAGCGTGCCTTCGTCCACTGGTATGTGGGGGAGGGTATGGAGGAAGGAGAGTTCTCTGAGGCCCGAGAGGACATGGCTGCCCTGGAGAAGGACTATGAAGAAGTGGGAACAGACAGCGTGGGAGATGAGGACGAGGAAGGAGAGGAGTATTAA
- the LOC121323275 gene encoding tubulin alpha-1A chain-like, whose translation MRECISVHVGQAGVQMGNACWELYCLEHGIQPDGQMPSDKTIGGGDDSFNTFFSETGAGKHVPRAVFVDLEPSVIDEVRTGTYRQMFHPEQLITGKEDAANNYARGHYTIGKEIIDLVLDRTRKLADQCTGLQGFLIFHSFGGGTGSGFTSLLMERLSVDYGKKSKLEFAVYPAPQISTAVVEPYNSILTTHTTLEHSDCAFMVDNEAIYDICRRNLDIERPTYTNLNRLIGQIVSSITASLRFDGALNVDLTEFQTNLVPYPRIHFPLATYAPVISAEKAYHEQLSVADITNACFEPANQMVKCDPRHGKYMACCLLYRGDVVPKDVNSAIATIKTKRSIQFVDWCPTGFKVGINYQPPTVVPGGDLAKVQRAVCMLSNTTAIAEAWARLDHKFDLMYAKRAFVHWYVGEGMEEGEFSEAREDMAALEKDYEEVGTDSMGDEGEEEGEEY comes from the exons ATG CGTGAGTGTATTTCCGTCCATGTCGGCCAAGCTGGAGTGCAGATGGGCAATGCCTGCTGGGAGCTCTACTGCCTGGAGCACGGGATCCAGCCTGATGGGCAGATGCCCAGTGACAAGACCATTGGTGGAGGAGATGATTCCTTCAACACCTTCTTCAGCGAGACTGGAGCTGGAAAACATGTCCCCAGAGCAGTCTTTGTGGATCTGGAACCTTCTGTGATCg ATGAGGTTCGTACTGGAACCTACCGTCAGATGTTCCACCCTGAGCAGCTCATCACTGGCAAGGAGGACGCTGCTAACAACTATGCCCGTGGGCACTACACTATTGGCAAGGAGATCATCGACCTGGTGCTTGACAGGACCCGCAAACTG GCTGACCAGTGCACAGGTCTCCAAGGCTTcctcatcttccacagcttcgGTGGTGGTACCGGTTCTGGTTTCACCTCCCTGCTGATGGAACGCCTCTCTGTTGACTACGGCAAGAAGTCCAAACTGGAGTTTGCTGTCTACCCGGCTCCCCAGATCTCCACAGCTGTTGTTGAGCCCTACAACTCCATCCTTACCACCCACACCACTCTGGAGCACTCCGACTGTGCCTTCATGGTAGACAATGAGGCCATCTATGATATCTGCCGCAGGAATCTGGACATCGAACGTCCAACCTACACCAATCTGAACCGTCTCATTGGTCAAATTGTCTCCTCCATCACCGCCTCCCTGCGTTTTGATGGTGCTCTGAATGTTGACCTGACAGAGTTCCAGACCAACTTGGTGCCCTACCCCCGTATCCACTTCCCCCTAGCCACCTACGCCCCAGTTATCTCTGCTGAGAAGGCCTACCATGAGCAGCTGTCAGTTGCTGACATCACCAATGCCTGCTTTGAGCCGGCCAACCAGATGGTGAAATGTGACCCCCGTCACGGCAAGTACATGGCCTGCTGCCTGCTGTACCGTGGAGACGTGGTGCCCAAAGATGTCAACTCTGCTATAGCCACCATCAAGACCAAGAGAAGCATCCAGTTTGTGGACTGGTGCCCCACTGGCTTTAAGGTGGGCATCAACTACCAGCCTCCCACCGTGGTGCCTGGCGGTGACCTGGCCAAGGTTCAGAGGGCTGTGTGCATGCTGAGCAACACCACTGCCATCGCTGAGGCCTGGGCCCGCCTGGACCACAAGTTCGACCTGATGTACGCCAAGCGGGCCTTCGTTCACTGGTACGTGGGGGAGGGTATGGAGGAAGGAGAGTTCTCTGAGGCCCGAGAGGACATGGCTGCCCTGGAGAAGGACTACGAAGAGGTTGGAACAGACAGCATGGGAGATGaaggggaagaggaaggagaggagTATTAA